The Paenibacillus mucilaginosus 3016 genome includes the window GCGCCGTCACGTCGGCATCGGAATGGATGCCGTAGGTGATGACCTCACTCTGAATCTGTGGAATCATCCCGGACAGATAGGCATCGTCCAGACAAACCACGGCTTTGCCGTCCGCCTTCACCTGACTGAGGAACTGGGCGTACGCCTTCTTGAGATTCTCAAAATCCCCGTTGTAGTTCTCGAGATGGTCGGCCTCAATATTGTTCACCAGCGCAATGGTCGGATGGTACTGGAGGAACGAGCCGTCGCTCTCGTCCGCTTCCGCCACGACCCAGTCCCCTTTGCCCGCCTTGGCATTGCTGCCCACGTTCATGATCTCCCCGCCGATAATGAAGGTCGGGTCCGAGCCGCAATGCTCGAGCACCAGCGCGATCATGGATGACGTTGTCGTCTTTCCGTGCGCGCCGGCCACCGCAATCCCCTTCTTCGCATTCATGAGCCGGGCCAGCATCTGGGAACGGTGAAGAATCGGAATGTTGAGCTCTTCCGCTGCAGCCATCTCGACGTTGTCCTTGGACAGCGCCGTGGAATAGACGACGACGTCCGCCCCTTTGACATTCTCCGCCTCGTGCCCGATGAAGACCTGCGCGCCCTTGGCCGCCAGCTTCTCCGTCAGTTCCTGCTGCGCCAGATCGGATCCCGAAACTTGATAGCCCATCTCCAGCATTACTTTGGCGATCGCGCTCATGCCGTACCCGCCAATGCCGATAAAATGGATATGCTCCGATGTATTCATGCTCGTTTCACCAGCCCTTTTCAGAATCGGATTGATGCTTTACCCAGGAACGGACGTCCCCGATCAAATATAACGTTCCGGAGACCACGGCGAGATCGTCCTCTTCCGTCAACCGCTGCGTCAGGTCCAAGGCGGCCTTCCAGTTCGGCTCCACGATAACCTCCACATCCGTACGGCCCAGCTCTTCGAGCAGCGTCCGTGCCAGGGCCGCCAGGTCTGTGGCCTGTGCTTTCTTGAGCCATTCGGGTTCGGTCAGAATTAATGTGTCCACTAGAGGTAGTATATGCCTGAAATAGCCCGTATGATTCTTGTTCGACAGCATCCCCATCATAAAATGAAGCTTGCGGTACCGGTACGTCTCCCGGAGTGTGGAGGCGAGCATCTGCGCCCCCTCCGGGTTGTGCGCTCCGTCGATGAGCAGCCGCGGGGACTCCGAGAGGAGCTCCAGCCGGCCCGGCCACTGCGTGCGCTTCAGCGCGGCGAGCAAATCCTCGTCATCGATGATCAGCGCATAGTACTGCCGCAGCACTTCCAGCGTCATGAGTGCGGTGGCCGCGTTCTTCACCTGGTGCGGCCCGTTCATGGAGATGACGGCTTCCGGAATCCCCCGGAACACCCCGTGGAATGAGAACGTCTGCCGGTTCTCTTCCGCCGAGGACCTCTCGTAACGGAAATCGCGTCCGAGCAGGTACAGCGTGCTCTTCTTCTTCTTGGCCGCCTCCGTCACCACTTCGATGACTTCCGGCTGTTCCACGGCGCTCACAACGGGAACGCCCGCCTTGATAATCGCCGCTTTCTCCGCTGCAATCTCCGGCAGGGTCTCTCCAAGGAAGTCCATATGGTCATACCCGATGTTGGTGATGACCGAGACGAGCGGGGTAACGATGTTCGTGGAATCGAGCCGTCCGCCCATCCCCGTCTCCCAGACGACGAAGTCCGGATAAGCGATACGCGCAAAATATTCGATGGCGAGGACCGTCGAAATCTCGAACATGGACGGCTGCCCGAATTCTTCCGCCACCCGGTCGACGACCGGCTTCACCTTGTTGGCTACGCGAAGCAGATCCTCGTCGCTGATGTTGACGCCGTTCAGGCGGATCCGTTCATTGTAGGACTCGATGTAGGGGGATGTGAAGGTCCCTACATCGTAGCCCCCGCTGCGGATAGCTTCCGTCAGGAAGGCGCACACCGATCCCTTGCCGTTGGTCCCGGCCACGTGGATGAATTTCAGCCTCCGGTGCGGATCATCCAGATATTCCATCAGCTTCTCCATCCGCTCCAGGCCCGGCTTGATGCCCGCCAGGGGAATGAAGCGGACGATCCAGTCGACCGCTTCCCGTGCGGTTTGGAACGGCGCCGCCGTTCCCGCTTGGTTCTCTTCTGCTGCACTCATGCTGCACTCATCCTTTCAGCTCGGCGATGCGTGCCGTCACTTTGTCGCGCTTGTCGGCGTAATCGGCCAGCTTCGCTTTTTCCTCTTCGATCACCTTGGCCGGCGCCTTCGCTACGAAGCCCTGGTTCGAGAGCTTCTTCTCGATCCGCTCGACTTCGCCGTGCAGCGTGGACAGCTCCTTCTCCAGACGCGCGATCTCCTGGCCGATATCGATGAGTCCGGCCAGCGGCAGGAACAGCTCCGCGCCCGTCACGATCCCCGTCATCGCCTTGTCCGGCGTAGCGAGCGCCGTGCCGATCTCAAGCGTCGACGTGTTGCAGAAGCGGCGGATGTACTCTTCGTTGCGCTTCAGGATCGATTCCGTCTCCGCGCCGGCCGGCTTCACGAGCAGCTCGACCTTCTTGCTCATCGGCACGTTCACTTCGGCACGGATGTTGCGCACCGTGCGGATCATATCCATGAGCAGCTCCATCTCACGGACGGCCTCTTCCGCTTCGAAGCCGTTCTCGTAGACCGGCCAGGATGCCAGCGTAATCGTCTCGCCCTCATGCGGCAGATGCTGCCAGATCTCCTCGGAGATGAACGGCATGAATGGATGGATGAGGCGCTGTGTGCGGTCCAGCACGTAAGCGAGCACCGACTTCGTCGTCTTCTTCGCTTCCTCATCCGTGCCGTACAGGGACAGCTTGCTGAATTCGATGTACCAGTCGCAGAGATCGTCCCAGATGAAGTTGTAGAGGAGACGGCCGGTTTCGCCGAACTCGTATACATCGATGAGACGGGTCACGTCGCGTACCGTCTCGTTCAGGCGGTGCAGGATCCAGCGGTCAGCCGTGCTGAGGCTGCCGCTGAGGTCGATGTCCTCGTAACGGAAGCCGCCGAGGTTCATGAGCGCAAAGCGCGAAGCGTTCCAGATCTTGTTCGCGAAGTTGCGCGCCTGCTCGACCTTCTCCCAGCGGAAGCGCAGATCCTGCCCCGGCGTGGAGCCGGTGGAGAGCATGAAGCGCATCGCGTCCGCGCCGTACTTCTCGATGACCTCCAGCGGATCGACGCCATTGCCGAGCGACTTGGACATCTTGCGGCCTTCCGCGTCGCGCACCAATCCGTGAACAAGCACATCCTTGAACGGAATATCGCCCCGGAATTCCAGGGAACTGAAGATCATCCGGGATACCCAGAAGCCGATGATGTCATATCCGGTCACGAGCAGACTCGTAGGGAAGAAACGCTTCAGGTCCTCGGCGTCCTCATCCGGCCAGCCCAGCGTGGAGAACGGCCACAGCGCGGAAGAGAACCAGGTGTCGAGCACATCCTCATCCTGCTTCAGCTGCGTGCCGCCGCACTTGGAACAAACCGTAACATCCTCGCGGGAGACCGTCGTTTCGCCGCAGGCGCCGCAGTGCCAGGCCGGAATGCGGTGGCCCCACCACAGCTGGCGGGAGATGCACCAGTCGCGGCTGTTCTCCATCCAGTGCAGGTAGATTTTCTCGAAGCGGTCCGGTACGAAGTTCGTGCCCTTGCCCGACTTCTGCACTTCCACCGATTGATCGGCCAGCGGCTTCATCTTCACGAACCACTGCGTGGACAGGTAAGGCTCCACGACGGCACCGCTGCGCTCGCTGTGGCCTACCTGATGGACATGCTCCTCGATCTTGATCAGCACGCCAAGCTCCTTCATGTCCGCTACGATCTGCTTGCGGCAGTCGAACCGGTCGAGCCCCTGGTACTTGCCGGCATTCTCGTTCATCTTGCCCGACTCGTCCATGACGAGAATCTGCGGCAGGTCGTGGCGTCTTCCTACCTCGAAGTCGTTCGGATCGTGGGCCGGAGTAATCTTGACGGCGCCGCTGCCGAATTCCTTCTCGACATACTCATCCCCGATGATCGGAATCTCGCGGCCGAGAATCGGCAGCACGAGCGTCTTGCCGATGAGGTGCTGATAACGCTCATCCTCCGGATGCACCGCCACGGCCGTATCGCCGAGCATCGTCTCCGGACGGGTGGTCGCCACCACGATGAACTCTTCGCTGTTCTTCACCGGATACTTCAGATGATAAAGTGCGCCCTGCACTTCCTTATATTCAACTTCGATATCCGAGAGCGCCGTACGGGCCGCCGGGTCCCAGTTGATGATATATTTGCCGCGGTAGATCAGGCCCTTCTCATAGTAGCGGACGAACACTTCGCGAACCGCTTTCGACAGCCCTTCATCCAGCGTGAACCGCTCGCGGGAGTAGTCGAGCGAGAAGCCCATCTTCGCCCACTGCTCGTGAATCGTGGCCGCATAGTGATCCTTCCACTCCCAGACCTTCTCCAGGAATTTCTCGCGTCCGAGATCGTAGCGGGTCACTCCTTCTTCGCGCAGCTTCTGCTCCACCTTGGACTGCGTGGCGATGCCCGCATGGTCGGAGCCCGGCAGCCAGAGGGCGTCATACCCCTGCATCCGCTTCGTGCGGATCATGATGTCCTGCAGGGTGCAGTCGAGCGCATGCCCGATATGCAGCATGCCCGTTACGTTCGGCGGAGGAATCACAATCGTATAAGGCTCGGCGTCCTTGCGCTGTCCCGCCTTGAAGAACTCATTTTTGAGCCAGTAGTCGTACCATTTTTTCTCGGCGTCTTTCGGGTCATACTGCGTCGGCATGCTGATTTCCGGCGCCCCGGTTGCTTTGGTTTCTTCCATTGCTGCTGACCTCCAGTGTGTATCTCAAGTTTGGTTTAGCTTCCTCTGGTTTTGCTTTTGCCTTTTGCTCTTTGCCTTTAAGGTTTTTATGCCTTCCAAGGGTTTTGCGCCTTTTAAAGGTTTTGCTCCTTGAAAGTAATCCCCAATACGGAGTGAGGGGTATCTGCCGCAGGAGCGGAGCGTCCGCCTTTACACTTGGACTTCTTCCCCTACCCTTTCTCATTCAAAGAAGTCCAAGTGTAACAGCGGCCGGAGGCAGATACCCCGAACGTCACAGATCCCCCGAACGAAACAAAAAAGCCCTCCGTCCGCAAAGGACGAAAGGCTTGCGCTTTCCGTGGTACCACCTTTATTCCGCAGCTTTCCCAGGACCTGCCGAGCTGATAAAGCATACGGGGCCCGTGACGAAGGCACGGCACTTAGGGCAGGATAACGGCTGCAGCCGGCCGAATCTAGGCAAACGTTCAATTCGGCAACTCCGGGGCGACTTCGGCAGATACGTCCTGCGGAACCTTCCAGCCTGATGCCGGCTCCGCTCTCTGAAGGGTTCACTGCCTACTATTCCCTTTCCAAGTCATTAGGGGATGATCTATGCGTACTATGATAAACAATCCCGGAAGGAGAGTCAATATTTAGTATAGCCCAAAAAGCCTCAAGTCAAGCCCTGTTCGGCTTGACTTGAGGCACTTTTTTGCAAAAGTCGGGGTTAGACCTTCGGAATATACACGATCTGCCCTTCGTTGACTCCTCCGTCCCCAAGTCGGTTATAGAGCGCCAGCTCTCTCGAGCTGATCCCATAACGTTCGGCAATCGACTCCAGAGTCTCCTCCCTCTGCACGATGGCCAGACGGACTCTGCGGAATTCCTGCTGATCCTCCCTGCTCAGCAGCAGGTTCTTCCACTCGACCTTCTCGGCCGGTACGGCGGCCGGCGCAGGCGCGGCTTCCGGCTGGCTGCGGTTCTCGCGTCTGGCCGAAGAACGGTCGAGCAGCGAAGCGACCCCGAAGGAGCGGATCGGTGCCGCCGCTTCGGCCGCTGATGCAGCAGGTGCTGCAGGCTCCGCAGCCGGAGCCGCAGCGCTGCTGATGGACACCCGCGGTTCACGCGGCGCTTCAGCTGCCGGTGCTTCCTCTGCGGGGCCATCTTCCGGTGCCGGCCTCTCGAGGATAAACACGGACGCCTCCTCCCCGGCCTGGGACACCTCCTCGGGTGCATCCCAGCTCACAGGAGCCGATTCCTCCGGCCCGGCTCCCTGATGGGCTCCTTTGGGAACGGTGAATTCAGGCTCGAAGAGTGCGGCGTTGTTCCCTGGAGGGACAGAGATCCCAGGGGAAGCATCTCCATAAGGCAGCTCTTCCTCGGCCCGTTCCGGGCGCGCTTCATGAACGAAGAGCACTTCTTCCTCTTCACGGTCGCTGCGCCAGGTTTCCTCATCCGGGGAAGAGACGACCTCCAGTCCGCCGAGCGACAGGACGCCGGTAATATTGAGGCTGCGGCCCGACAGCAGATCGATATCGAAGTTATCGATTTCGACCGCAATATCCTCTACCCGGTGCACCCGGTTCAGCGGCAGGGTGATCTCTACCGGAATCAGATGCTCAAGCCTCTGGTTCGCCCGGTCCTGCTCGTCCACATACGTGCCGGTCAGCAGCAGATTCCCCCGGAGAAGGGCCTGCTCCCCCTGGCTGAGCACCTGAATATGAGGAACGAGTTCGACCTCCTCCAGCTCCTTGATGCCAAGCACCCCTTCGGATAAATGCACGCGTTCGTAGATATCGAAACGCAGTCCGCTTCTTTGATTCGTCAATGGAACATCCTCCCTCCATGCGTTGACCTGCCGTCCCGGCAGGCGCCAGATCCATACAATCGCCTTTTAGTCTCTACAATTTATATGGCTGGGCCGGAAGGAGCATGACTACTATTTTTCGGAGCGCTGCAGCCGCTCATACAGGGATTCAAAATCCCGGGGCCAAGGGCAGGACACGTCCACCGGCTCTCCCGTCAAGGGATGGTCGAATGTCAGCCTCTGCCCGTGCAGCGCCTGGCGGCCGATCTCAGGGGCGGACGGACCGCCGTAGAGCGTGTCTCCGAACAGCGGATGCCCCAGATGGGCCAGATGGACCCGGATCTGGTGCGTGCGTCCGCTTTCCAGCTTCAGCTTGACCAGCGCGGCCCCGGCGAACTGCCGCTCCACTTCATAATGCGTAACCGCCCGCTCTCCTGTGGGCGACACCCGGCGGCGCGTCGGGTGGTGCCGGTCCCGTCCGATGGCCGCGTCAATCGTGCCGCGGGCCTGACCGAACCGCCCCCGCACGAAGGCCGCGTACTCGCGGGAGATCCGCTTCTCCCGCATCTGCTCATCGAGCCGCACCTGGGCCCAGCCGCATTTGGCCAGCAGCACGGGGCCGGTCGTGTCCTCATCGAGCCGGTGGATATGGCGCGGGCGGCAGCGCTGACCCGAAGCCTCCAAGTGCCATGCGGCCGCATGCAGTAGCGTGCCCTCCTCCCCATCCGCGGTCGGGTGAACTTTGACTCCCGCCAGCTTGTCCGCCACGAGGCAGAAATCGTCCTCATAGAGCACCTCCAGCGGCATCCACGCCCCGGCTTCGATCCCCGGCTCCTCCGGGAACATGCGGAGCAGCAGCCGGCGGCCTTTTACCACTGCATCCCCGGAGGCTTCCCATTTACGCAGCCACTTCTCCCCTATGAGCTCCAGCACGGCCCGGTCTGCCGCCCAGATCGAAGAGAGTTCGGACGGAGCCGTCCATTCCAGCCACTCGCCCCGGCGTTTCCAGCCTTTCATGCGTCTCCCTCCTCGGCTTCCACGGCTTTCTGCCGTCTCGCCTGCCTCACATGCGCCGCAGCCGCCAGCACCACCACCAGCAGCAGAAGTGCCGCGAAGCCTCCGGCCACGGCCAGCAGCTCCAATGTAACTCCAAAGAAACTGTATCGTTTGAGCATAGGTCCTTCCTCTCATCCGCCGGAATTCCGGCCGGCTCCCTGCAGGCTATAATCGTTCATTGTATCAAAAAGCGCCCTTCGGCTCCAACCGAGCCCCCCGCTTCCCCTGCCAGGTTTTCCTTTATCTTACTCTAGTAAAGCTGGAGAATCCCCAGTTCATATGATAGAATGTCAGAGGGGAAAAAGAAAATTCGACAATAGCCGCGTTTTACGCTGCGTTTACTTCAGCGGCCAAGCATGCCATGCCGGCACCTGCCGGCTATCATATCAAGTTATGGGAGAGGACTTCATTGCAGCTGATGCGCAGTATCGGAACGTTTCGGGCCTGGGGAAGGCTCAAGAAGACGCTTTTTTCGATCGCCCTGTTTACCTTTATGACGTCCAGCTTTTTGTACCTGACCGGTCCCGGCGGGGACATCCGCCAGTGGATGGCCGAAACCGTGATTACCACCCAGCACCGCAGCTGGGCCTGGATCTTCGTCGGCGCCGAGCGCAGGGACGAGCTGGTGCAGGAAACGCGGGATGCCATCGAACGGGCCGCCAAAGAGAAGCAGGACATGAGCCTGCTCAATATTCGCGGCAGCCACGGCAATGCCCGCTCCGCCGACGAGCTTGTGAAGATTGAAGATATTTCCGGCCAGTTCTGGAAGGGCAAGAAGATGTATGTATACGACCCGAAGACGATCCGGGTCATGACCCCTTCCAAAGTAGGTGAAGGCGAGAGAATCACCTCCATGGTCGACCGGACCGGAGCCGTAGCCGGTGTGAACGGCGGCAGCTTCGACGATCCGGAGGGGCTCGGCAACGGCTTTGCCGCCATCGGGATGATCATCTCCGGCGGGGATATCGTCTTCACGGATCAGGACGGCAGCATCCCGCAGCATATTGTGGGCTTCACCAAGGAAGGCGCCCTGGTCGTCGGCAAGTACGATGCCTTCGAGCTGAGAGATATGGGCATCTCCGAAGCCGTATCGTTCTATCCCTCGCCTCATTGCCAACGGCAAGCCGCTCATCACGAGCGGCGACGGAGGCTGGGGTCGCGCGCCGCGGACCGCGGTGGGTCAGAAGGCCGACGGAACAGTGATCTTCATCGTCATCGACGGCCGCCAGTCGCACAGCGTGGGCGCCACGCTCAAGGAAGTGCAGGACCTGTTCCTCGCCGAGGGCGTCATCAATGCCGGCAACCTCGACGGCGGCGCTTCCTCCGAGCTCGTGTACAAGGGCGATGAGGACGAGCAGAGCAAGCTGCTCACGAAGCCGTCGAGCCGCTACGGCGAACGCCGTCTGCCTTCCGCCTTCCTCGTCTACGACGATCCCGAATCGGTACAGGCCATCCGGATCTGGGATGGAGTGGACAAGATCGACGCCGGGGGCTCGTACGACCATCCGGAATACCTGAAGGAGCAGGCGGAGAAGAAGGCGAAGCAGCCGGCAGCGACTCCGAAGCCGAAGACCGAACCTTCTTCGACGCCCGGCACCGCCAAACCGACAGAAACCACCAAAACGGCCCCGTCCAAGAGCACTACCGACACCAAAGCGACAGATGCCAAAACGGCTCCTGCGACCAAGACGGATCCGAAAAACAGCACTGCTCCGGCGGCTGGAAGCACTACAGGAACAACAGGAAGCGGCACAGCAGGGACCGGGACATCAAGCCCTGCACCAAGCACGGGTACGACGAGCCCCGCGCCGGCAGCCGGAAGCGGCACAACCAATGGAGGTACGGCGGCGACGGATGCCGCCAAGGACAGCGGCGGTACGACGACAACGCCTGCCCAGCCGGCTCCAAGCGGCACAAGCACCGGCACGCCGTCCGGGACCGGATCGGCTCCGGCTCCCGCACCTTCCTCCGGAAGCGGGAGCACAAGCGGTACTTCCGCCGGCACCAAACCGGTGGAATCCGCCGCTCCCGTTCCGTCCACCTCGACTTCCACCGAGTCAACTACGACAGGGGAAGCGCAGATTAAGCCTTAATCATCCGTCTTTCAGAAACACGCCCCAGCCTCTTGAGGAATGGGGCGTGTTTTACGTTGACCTCTACATGGCAAAAAAGGCACGGGCCCTCTCCCCTTCCGGAGAATGGCCGTGCCTTTTTATGTCGAGAGCCGCCAGCACAGCCGGCAGCCGCCTTCGTTACACCCGCTTCAGTGCTTCGCGGTTCGCTTCGATCGTCGCTTCGATATCCTCGTCGGTATGCGCCACCGAGACGAACATCCCTTCGAACTGGGAAGGCGCGATGGAGACGCCCGCGTCGAGCAGCCCTTCGAAGTAACGGTTGAACGCTCCCAGATCGGACGTCTTCGCCGTCTCGTAGTTGATGACCTGCTCCTCCGTAAAGAACGGACAAACCATCGAGCCCACACGGTTGATCACCGAAGCGATGCCGCGCTCCTTGGCGTTCGCCATGAAGCCTTCCTCGATCCGGGCGGCTTTGCGTTCGAGCTCTTCATACACGCCCGGCTCGCCCAGCAGCTTCAGTGTCGTATAGCCGGCCGCCATCGCCAGCGGGTTGCCGGACAAGGTGCCCGCCTGATAGATTGGTCCGGCCGGTGCGATCATTTCCATGATCTCCCGCTTGCCGCCGTAGGCGCCTACAGGAAGCCCGCCCCCGATGATCTTGCCCATGCAGGTCAGGTCCGGTGTGATCCCGAAGCGGCCCTGCGCGCTGTTCAATCCTACGCGGAAGCCGGTCATGACCTCGTCGAAGATCAGCAGGCTGCCGTACTGCGTAGTGATCTCGCGCAGCCCTTCCAGGAAGCCGGGAAGCGGAGGAACGACGCCCATATTACCCGCTACGGGCTCTACGATCACGGCGGCGATCTCCTCACCGAACTTCTCGAAGGCCAGCTTGATCGAATCCGGATCGTTGTAAGGCACGGTGATCGTATTGACCGCCACGCCTTCCGGCACGCCGGGACTGTCCGGCAGCCCCAAAGTGGCCACGCCCGAGCCCGCTTTGATCAGCAGGGAATCGGCATGCCCGTGGTAGCAGCCCTCGAACTTCAGGATCTTGCTGCGGCCCGTATAGCCTCTGGCCAGACGCAGCGCGCTCATCGTCGCCTCCGTACCGGAGTTCACCATGCGCACGAGCTCCATGGACGGCATGCGCTCCGTAACCAGCTTCGCCATCCGGGTTTCGAGCTCGGTCGGTGCGCCGAAGCTCGTTCCGAGCTCGGCGGTCTGCTTCACCGCTTCGATCACTTCCGGGTGGGCATGGCCCAGAATAAGCGGGCCCCACGAACCGATGTAATCGATGAATTCGTTGCCGTCGATATCGTATACCCTTGAGCCTGCTCCCCTTTGGATGAACAGTGGCGTAAGCCCTACGGATTTGAAGGCACGAACCGGGGAGTTGACCCCGCCGGGAATGTATTGTTTCGCTTCCGCAAAAGCCTGCGCGGACCGCGCATCGGAACGTTTACGCTGATCTTCCATCCTCACACCTCTTCCCCAAGATACAATCCACCAAGTGGGCTATCCCACCACCGCAGCCTGCGGCTTACTTTCCTTCGAGCTTCCCGTATACGGAATCGCTGAGTGCTTCCATATAGAGCGGATCCGTGTTCAGCGAACGCGTGCGCTCCAGGTGCAGGCCAAGCTCGCGGGCGGTCTTCTGCGCTTCGATGTCGAGATCGTACAGAACCTCCAGGTGGTCCGATACGAAGCCGACCGGGCAGACGAGCACTTCCTTGGTCTCCCCTTCCTCCTGAATCGTCTTCATAACATCCAGGATGTCCGGTCCGAGCCACGGCACGCCCGTTTGGCCTGCGCTCTGCCATCCGAACTGCCAGCGCCCCAGACCTACTCTCTCGGCGATCGCCTTGGAAGTGGCCAGAAGCTGCTCCGGATATGGATCCTTCATCTCGAGGATCTTCTCCGGCAGGCTGTGCGCCGTGAAGACCACCTGCACACGCTCCTTCGCGCCTTCACCGAACTTCTCCAGCGCTTCTTCCACGCGGACCGTCAATGCTTCAATCAGCGCCGGGTGCAGATGATAGCTCTGCACGAAAGAGATCGGCAGCCCGAGCTCCTCGGCCTTCTCCTTCGCGCGCTTGATATACCCTCCGACGCTCATGACCGAGTAATGCGGTGCGAGCACGATCCCGACCGCTTCCTTCACGCCGTCCTGCACCATCTTCTCCACGCCGTCCTCGATGAACGGAGCGGCATGCTTCAGGCCTTGATAGCAGGCGAAGCGGATGTTCGGGTACTTCTCGTTCAGACGCTCCTCGAGCGCCTGGACCTGCTTGTCCGTGTTCTCCCGCAGCGGGAACACTCCGCCTACGATCGCTTCGTACCGGCTGCGCAGATCCTCGAGCTGTTCGGCTGTCGGCGGATGGCCGCGGCGGATATGGGTATAGTAGGCTTCGATGCCTTCCAGATTCTCAGGTGTACCGTAGGACATGACCAGCACGCCTACTGTTCTTTGCTGTTTCTCGCTCATGCTAAACCCCGCTTTCCTGTTTATACCCCCCGCGCGCCTTGATCGCCTCACGGGAATAATCATGAATATAGTCCGTCAGTTCCTTGAGTTTCTCCAGCGACGCTTCAGGGAACAGACCGTGACCGAGGTTAAAGACATAGCCCGGCTGCTGAATCCCTTCGTCGATGATGGCTTTGGCCTGCTCCTGAATCACGTTCATCGGTGCCGTAAGCACATAAGGGTCCAGGTTGCCCTGTACCGCGTAGCGCGGGCCGACCCGGCGGCGGCCTTCATTGATCGGCACTCTCCAGTCGAGTCCGATGACGTCGGCTTCGATTCCCTGCAGATGAGGCAGCAGTTCACCCGACGCTACGCCGGGGAAATAAATCTTCGGCTGCTCGAGATGCTTCAGCTCGGCGAAAATCCGCTGGATTGTCGGCAGCACGTACGTGCGGAAGTCGGCTGGAGACAGGGCGCCGATCCAGCTGTCAAACAGCTGTACCGCTTTGGCCCCGGCGGCAATCTGGCTCTTCAGGTACGTGATGACCATGTCGCCCAGCTTGTCCATCAGCTGGAACCAGACCTTCGGCTCGCCATACATCATGCCCTTCGTGCGGATATAGCTCTTCGACGGACGGCCTTCAATCAGGTAGGATGCTATGGTAAAAGGCGCTCCCGCGAAAGTGATCAGCGGGACCTGCAGATCGGCGGCCAGAATCTCGATCGTCTTCAGGATGTGCGGCAGATCCTTCTCCACCTGGATCGGACGCAGCCGTTCCACGTCCGCCGCCGTGCGGATCGGATTGTCGATCACCGGACCGATGTTCTTCACGATGTCAAAATCGATACCGATCGAAGCGACCGGGTTCATGATATCGGAGTAGAGAATCGCGGCATCCACGCCCAGCTTGCGGACCGGCATCAGCGTGACCTCGGCGGCAAGCTCCGGCTGTTGGCAGATTTCGAGCAGGCTGTATTTTTCCTTGATCTTGCGGTACTCGGGGTCGTAGCGTCCGGCCTGGCGCATATACCAGACGGGAAGCGTGTCCACGGGCTGTTTTTTACAAGCACGGATAAACCGGTCGTTATAAGTCATGAGGGTTCCTCTTTTCCGCTTGCTTCCATAGTCTTTCTTCCCATTATGCCCTATTTGAAAACGGGTAACAACTTCCAGCGGAAGCCGTTTCCGACAAATTATTGACATGGCTCGGCGGCGGGCGGCGGGTCCATAACGAACCGACCCCTTCTATGTAAGCAGGCTGTATGTGATTCTTTGGGACGGACAACGCCCTTGAATTGATAATGAAAAACCGCCTTGTCCCGGAGCGGGAAGCACGGCGGTTCTTGCATGTGTCATGTCAGGAACGGGCGATCCAGCGGGCAATGTCTTTGGCGAAATACGTGATGATCATGTCGGCGCCGGCACGCTTGAAGCCCACCATCGTTTCGAGCACGATGGAGCGTTCGTCAATCCAGCCCTGGGCGGCGGCGGCCTTCACCATCGAGTACTCCGCGCTGACATTGTAAGCGCAGATCGGCAGATCATAGCGGTCGCGCAGCATACGGATAACGTCCATGTAGGCCAGAGCCGGCTTGACCATGAGCATATCCGCTCCTTCCGCCACATCCGCATC containing:
- a CDS encoding LysM peptidoglycan-binding domain-containing protein, coding for MTNQRSGLRFDIYERVHLSEGVLGIKELEEVELVPHIQVLSQGEQALLRGNLLLTGTYVDEQDRANQRLEHLIPVEITLPLNRVHRVEDIAVEIDNFDIDLLSGRSLNITGVLSLGGLEVVSSPDEETWRSDREEEEVLFVHEARPERAEEELPYGDASPGISVPPGNNAALFEPEFTVPKGAHQGAGPEESAPVSWDAPEEVSQAGEEASVFILERPAPEDGPAEEAPAAEAPREPRVSISSAAAPAAEPAAPAASAAEAAAPIRSFGVASLLDRSSARRENRSQPEAAPAPAAVPAEKVEWKNLLLSREDQQEFRRVRLAIVQREETLESIAERYGISSRELALYNRLGDGGVNEGQIVYIPKV
- a CDS encoding phosphodiester glycosidase family protein, with the translated sequence MTSGDGGWGRAPRTAVGQKADGTVIFIVIDGRQSHSVGATLKEVQDLFLAEGVINAGNLDGGASSELVYKGDEDEQSKLLTKPSSRYGERRLPSAFLVYDDPESVQAIRIWDGVDKIDAGGSYDHPEYLKEQAEKKAKQPAATPKPKTEPSSTPGTAKPTETTKTAPSKSTTDTKATDAKTAPATKTDPKNSTAPAAGSTTGTTGSGTAGTGTSSPAPSTGTTSPAPAAGSGTTNGGTAATDAAKDSGGTTTTPAQPAPSGTSTGTPSGTGSAPAPAPSSGSGSTSGTSAGTKPVESAAPVPSTSTSTESTTTGEAQIKP
- a CDS encoding RluA family pseudouridine synthase, with the protein product MKGWKRRGEWLEWTAPSELSSIWAADRAVLELIGEKWLRKWEASGDAVVKGRRLLLRMFPEEPGIEAGAWMPLEVLYEDDFCLVADKLAGVKVHPTADGEEGTLLHAAAWHLEASGQRCRPRHIHRLDEDTTGPVLLAKCGWAQVRLDEQMREKRISREYAAFVRGRFGQARGTIDAAIGRDRHHPTRRRVSPTGERAVTHYEVERQFAGAALVKLKLESGRTHQIRVHLAHLGHPLFGDTLYGGPSAPEIGRQALHGQRLTFDHPLTGEPVDVSCPWPRDFESLYERLQRSEK
- the hemH gene encoding ferrochelatase, with the protein product MSEKQQRTVGVLVMSYGTPENLEGIEAYYTHIRRGHPPTAEQLEDLRSRYEAIVGGVFPLRENTDKQVQALEERLNEKYPNIRFACYQGLKHAAPFIEDGVEKMVQDGVKEAVGIVLAPHYSVMSVGGYIKRAKEKAEELGLPISFVQSYHLHPALIEALTVRVEEALEKFGEGAKERVQVVFTAHSLPEKILEMKDPYPEQLLATSKAIAERVGLGRWQFGWQSAGQTGVPWLGPDILDVMKTIQEEGETKEVLVCPVGFVSDHLEVLYDLDIEAQKTARELGLHLERTRSLNTDPLYMEALSDSVYGKLEGK
- the hemL gene encoding glutamate-1-semialdehyde 2,1-aminomutase gives rise to the protein MEDQRKRSDARSAQAFAEAKQYIPGGVNSPVRAFKSVGLTPLFIQRGAGSRVYDIDGNEFIDYIGSWGPLILGHAHPEVIEAVKQTAELGTSFGAPTELETRMAKLVTERMPSMELVRMVNSGTEATMSALRLARGYTGRSKILKFEGCYHGHADSLLIKAGSGVATLGLPDSPGVPEGVAVNTITVPYNDPDSIKLAFEKFGEEIAAVIVEPVAGNMGVVPPLPGFLEGLREITTQYGSLLIFDEVMTGFRVGLNSAQGRFGITPDLTCMGKIIGGGLPVGAYGGKREIMEMIAPAGPIYQAGTLSGNPLAMAAGYTTLKLLGEPGVYEELERKAARIEEGFMANAKERGIASVINRVGSMVCPFFTEEQVINYETAKTSDLGAFNRYFEGLLDAGVSIAPSQFEGMFVSVAHTDEDIEATIEANREALKRV